One part of the Lycium ferocissimum isolate CSIRO_LF1 chromosome 8, AGI_CSIRO_Lferr_CH_V1, whole genome shotgun sequence genome encodes these proteins:
- the LOC132066054 gene encoding uncharacterized protein LOC132066054, which produces MVTFFIQALESQYYERLVTMGGKTFAEVIKAGDMIEDDIKTGRITSLVALQSTSKAIQTGALRNEKKKEKEAATVIALGSTSYHRQQPPRYQSNTLHSQYFQYSSHPYNQALLYYQPQSPQISYPIYNTQSTYRAPRPPTYQAPPPQFHHPNNAPVPRPSRPFRNFTPLGEPLSVVFERLQASGLLYPVEGRIPDPLPRSFDPTKTCAYHSGVKGHSTDRCYALKHKVEDLIEAKQIMVKQPAPNVDNNPLPTHDGALINMIRVDESDDDPAKFIVPVDSVEDHGLVAIAYSAIVVRGFVPVEILGASSTPVEVVQAPNQLPVLDTKAVPWNYQQAVMECRGNETIIDKTKTLRMTRYGRCYTLEELARSRQTKESNVPPKRAMTKAEAEEFWRKIKASEYSIVDQLKKTNAQISILSLLLSSDVHKNALLKILSEACVPIGTTGETLAGMVGRVLDSHRISFDNKELPPEGCSHNKALHITIKCRNMFVSKVLIDGGSGLNICPLTSLRKIGYNISELKTSDMNI; this is translated from the coding sequence ATGGTTACTTTCTTCATTCAGGCACTAGAATCGCAGTACTATGAACGTTTAGTGACAATGGGCGGAAAAACTTTTGCAGAAGTGATCAAAGCTGGAGACATGATTGAAGATGACATTAAGACAGGGAGAATAACAAGTCTAGTGGCATTGCAGTCTACTAGTAAGGCCATACAAACTGGTGCTCtcagaaatgaaaagaaaaaggaaaaggaagcgGCAACGGTAATAGCTCTGGGAAGCACCTCATACCATCGTCAACAACCTCCGCGGTACCAGTCTAACACTCTCcactcacaatatttccaatatTCGTCACATCCATACAACCAAGCTTTGCTATATTACCAACCTCAATCACCACAAATTTCATACCCCATCTACAACACACAATCAACATATCGAGCTCCACGACCACCGACATACCAAGCTCCACCACCACAATTCCATCATCCAAACAATGCACCCGTACCTCGTCCAAGTAGACCTTTTCGTAATTTTACACCGTTAGGAGAGCCATTGAGCGTTGTTTTTGAAAGACTGCAAGCTTCAGGCTTATTGTATCCTGTGGAGGGTAGAATTCCAGATCCACTACCTAGAAGTTTTGATCCCACTAAAACATGTGCATATCATTCGGGGGTAAAAGGCCATTCCACTGATCGTTGTTACGCATTGAAACACAAGGTTGAAGATCTTATTGAAGCAAAACAGATCATGGTCAAACAACCGGCACCAAACGTGGACAACAATCCACTCCCGACCCATGATGGAGCCTTGATAAATATGATTAGAGTAGATGAAAGTGATGACGATCCGGCCAAATTTATAGTGCCTGTAGATAGTGTGGAAGATCATGGTCTTGTAGCCATTGCTTATTCGGCTATAGTGGTAAGAGGTTTTGTACCTGTCGAGATATTAGGAGCTTCATCAACACCTGTGGAAGTAGTTCAAGCACCAAATCAGTTGCCAGTGCTCGATACCAAAGCCGTACCATGGAATTATCAACAAGCTGTGATGGAATGTCGAGGAAATGAAACGATCATTGACAAGACTAAGACGTTAAGAATGACAAGGTACGGAAGGTGCTATACCCTGGAAGAGCTAGCTAGATCGAGGCAAACTAAAGAAAGCAATGTGCCTCCAAAAAGGGCTATGACAAAAGCCGAGGCAgaagaattttggagaaaaattaaGGCCAGTGAATACTCTATTGTGGATCAGTTGAAAAAGACCAATGCCCAGATTTCTATCCTTTCTTTACTTTTGAGTTCGGATGTACACAAAAATGCACTTTTGAAGATTTTGAGTGAAGCATGTGTTCCGATTGGAACAACTGGTGAGACATTAGCTGGAATGGTTGGGCGCGTGCTTGACAGTCATCGAATCAGCTTTGATAATAAAGAACTGCCACCAGAGGGATGTAGTCACAACAAAGCACTCCATATAACTATCAAGTGTCGCAACATGTTTGTGTCTAAAGTGTTGATTGATGGAGGCTCTGGACTTAACATTTGTCCACTAACAAGTCTGAGAAAGATCGGATATAATATTAGCGAGCTTAAGACAAGTGATATGAATATTTGA
- the LOC132067316 gene encoding glucose-6-phosphate 1-dehydrogenase, chloroplastic has product MVTLYSSLSAQCYSNCNNKLGISSINSRKFGSQKIALQINQTPFCNAARMQDGAVATPPSKIESETPLKKLKDGILSVTPPKEQKDTFDFDVNKDKSTVSITVVGASGDLAKKKIFPALFALYYEGCLPEHFTIFGYARSKMTDAELRNMVSKTLTCRIDKSENCGEKMEQFLERCFYHSGQYDSQENFAELDKKLKEHEAGRFSNRLFYLSIPPNIFINAVRCASLSASSAQGWTRVIVEKPFGRDCESSAALTRALKQYLNEDQIFRIDHYLGKELVENLSVLRFSNLIFEPLWSRQYIRNVQFIFSEDFGTEGRGGYFDHYGIIRDIMQNHLLQILALFAMETPVSLDAEDIRNEKVKVLRSMRPLQLHDVVVGQYKSHSKGGTTYPGYTDDKTVPKDSLTPTFAAAALFIDNARWDGVPFLMKAGKALHTRSAEIRVQFRHVPGNLYNKNFGSDLDQATNELVIRVQPDEAIYLKINNKVPGLGMRLDASNLNLLYSARYSKEIPDAYERLLLDAIEGERRLFIRSDELDAAWSLFTPVLKELEHKKIVPESYPYGSRGPIGAHYLAARYKVRWGDLA; this is encoded by the exons atggtgACCCTTTATTCTTCTCTTTCCGCACAGTGTTACTCCAATTGTAATAACAAGTTAGGAATTTCTTcgataaattcaagaaagtttgGTTCACAGAAGATTGCTTTGCAAATTAATCAGACACCCTTTTGTAATGCTGCTCGCATGCAAGAtg GTGCTGTAGCAACTCCGCCTAGCAAAATCGAAAGTGAAACTCCtttgaagaaattaaaagatggAATTTTGTCAGTCACACCTCCAAAGGAGCAGAAAGATACATTTGATTTTGATGTCAACAAAGATAAATCAACTGTCAGTATTACTGTTGTTGGTGCTTCAGGAGATCTTGCCAAGAAAAAGATATTTCCTGCACTTTTTGCACTTTATTATGAGGGTTGCCTACCCGAG CATTTCACTATTTTTGGCTATGCCCGGAGTAAGATGACTGATGCCGAACTCAGGAACATGGTCAGCAAAACCCTTACTTGCAGGATAGATAAGAG TGAAAATTGTGGTGAAAAGATGGAACAGTTTCTAGAAAGGTGTTTCTACCATAGTGGCCAATATGATTCCCAGGAAAACTTTGCAGAGCTTGATAAAAAGCTGAAGGAACATGAG GCTGGAAGGTTTTCAAATCGGCTATTCTACTTATCCATTCCtccaaatatttttataaatgcTGTACGATGTGCAAGCCTCTCTGCTTCATCTGCTCAAGGCTGGACAAGAGTCATCGTAGAGAAGCCGTTTGGTCGTGATTGTGAATCCTCTGCTGCATTGACACGAGCGCTTAAGCAGTACCTGAATGAAGATCAAATTTTCAG GATTGATCACTATTTAGGGAAGGAGCTTGTGGAAAACCTTTCTGTCCTTCGTTTCTCCAACCTGATATTTGAACCCTTATGGTCAAGGCAGTATATAAGGAACGTGCAGTTTATTTTCTCTGAAGATTTTGGCACTGAAGGACGGGGAGG TTATTTTGATCATTATGGGATAATTAGAGACATTATGCAAAACCATCTGCTTCAAATTCTGGCTCTCTTTGCCATGGAAACACCTGTCAGTTTGGATGCAGAAGATATCAGAAATGAAAAG GTAAAAGTTCTGCGTTCTATGAGACCTTTACAACTACACGATGTTGTCGTTGGGCAGTACAAAAGTCATTCAAAAGGAGGAACAACCTATCCCGGTTATACCGACGACAAGACCGTACCAAAGGACAGTCTAACCCCAACTTTTGCTGCAGCTGCTCTTTTCATAGATAATGCAAGATGGGATGGGGTGCCTTTCCTGATGAAAGCcgggaaagctttacataccaggAG TGCGGAAATAAGAGTACAATTCAGGCATGTGCCAGGAAATTTATACAATAAGAACTTTGGCTCGGATCTTGACCAGGCGACGAACGAGCTTGTTATCCGTGTTCAGCCAGATGAAGCTATATACCTAAAGATCAATAACAAAGTTCCTGGTCTAGGAATGAGACTGGATGCCAGTAACCTTAATCTTCTTTACTCCGCAAG ATACTCGAAGGAGATCCCTGATGCATATGAGCGGTTACTTCTTGATGCCATAGAAGGTGAACGTAGGCTATTCATCCGCAGTGATGAGCTGGATGCTGCTTGGTCTCTTTTCACACCAGTGTTGAAAGAACTTGAGCATAAGAAAATAGTTCCCGAAAGCTACCCTTATGGAAGTCGAGGACCTATTGGAGCACATTACCTTGCAGCACGATATAAAGTAAGATGGGGTGATCTTGCTTAG